In Micromonospora ferruginea, the sequence CCGCCCGACGGTGGCCACGAACGCGGGCCGCTGGTCGCCGGTGTCCACGGTGAACGTCTGGTGGTCGACGTCGATCAGCTCGCCGGTGTCCCGGTGGACCAGCCGGCGTTCCCCCCGGTGGTGCCCCTCGCGCAGCGCGGTCGGGATCAGCTCGGTGCGCCACAGGTCGCGGGCGTCCGGCGGGTCGGTGTCGACCGGCCCCGGCTCGTCGCCCGCCCGGTCGTCGAGCCCGAACAGCGCCCGGCCGGCCGGGTTGACGTAGACGGTGCGGCCGTCCGGGTCGGCCACCGCGATGAAGTCGCCGGAGCGTTCCACGAGCGCCTGGAACAGCCGCAGCTCGGCGCGGGTGGGGTCCGGTGCGGGCCGGTGGCGGTCCGCCCGGCGGGCCCGGGCGGCGGCCAGCGCCGCGCCGATCTGCCCGGCGACCAGCTCGACGAACGCCCGGTGGTCGGCGTCGACCGGCCGGTGCGGGTCCAACCCGGCGACCAGGACCGCGGCCGGTGTTGCGGCGCCGGGGTCGGGCACCGGCAGCACGGCCACCACCGGGGCGGCCGGACAGCCGTCGCTCGGGTGCGGGGGCACCAGTCGCGGCGCGCCGTCGGCCAGCACCTCGGCCAGCGGCCAGCCGCCGGGCGGCCCGGGGAGCACGTCGGCGCCGTCCGCGGCGGCCAGCCGTGGGCCGTCCGGCGTGGCCAGGTGGAGCTGGACGAACGGCAGCGGGGCGGCGTCGGCCAGCGTGGTGACCGCCCGCCGGGCCACCTCCTCCGGGTCGGCGGCGCCGGCCAGCGCGCCGGCCAGCGTGGCGAGCAGCCGCAGCCGGCACGCGCCGACCACCCGCGCGGTGGTCTCGGCGCCGATGGTGAGGACAGCGGCCGGCCGGCCGGACTCGCCGGTCACCGGGCTGTGCGTGAAGGTGAACCACCGCTCCTCGTCGACGCCGTCGCGCGTGCGTCGTACCGGCACGTCGGGGCTGACCGTGGCGCCCCGGCCGGCGCGTACCCCGGCGAGCAGCGCGGCGAACGCGTCCGGGTCGCCGGGCCAGAGGTCGACGCCCGGCGCGCCGGAGGCGGCGTCCCGGGCCGGGCCGAGCAGGTCCCGGTACGCGTCGTTCGGCAGCGCCACCGGGCCGTCGCCCCACCAGAGCACGGCCGGGGCGGGGGAGTGCAGGCAGAGCGCCAGCGCGGTGCGCAGGCTCTGCGGCCAGTCGGCGATCGGGCCGAGTGGTGTTCCGGTCCAGTCACGCCCCGTGATCGCCGCGCCCGCGTCCGCGCCCGTGGTGGCGACGTCCGGCCACCGGGTGCCGTGGGGCGGGGTGATGCTCACCCGGGACCTCCGCTCGGGCGACGGGAGTACCCGGAAACGTACCAGCGGGGTGCGTCAGGCGGCGATCGTCGCCGGTCAGGCGCGCGGTCGAGGGGGTCGTCCGGCGGCGAGCGCGTCCACCGCCGCCAGATCCGCGGTCGCGGTGTCCACCAGCGCCAGGTCGTGCAGGAACCTCAGCCACACCGGCTCGATGCCCGGGGCCTCGGCGAACCGTTCCGCGCCGACGTGCCCGCGGGCGTGCGCCACCGTGCGGTCGGCGAGGTCCCGCACCTCGTCCGGGGTGTACCAGCCGACCTCGTGGGCGGCTTCCGGATCGGCCCGGACGGCGCCGGTGACCGCCGCCCGGTACACGAACCAGTGGTGTCCGGTGCCGCGCGGGCCGGGCCGCCGCCGGCAGGCGTTGGGCCGCCAGCCGTCCGCCACCGGGTCGAGCGTCCGGACGGTCAGGCCGACCTCCTCCGTCACCTCGCGGCGGGCGGCGTCGGCCGGGGTGCCGTGGTCGTCCACGTGCCCGGCGACCGGGGCCATCCCGACCGGTGCGGTGGCCCGGCGCAGCAGCAGCAACCGGCCGGCCGGGTCGGTGATCAGCACGCCGACGCTGGTGTTGTCGCACGGGTTTCCCCGGAGATTCGTCATCGTGTGCTGCGCCCCCGTGTGCGTCGCGACCATTCGCGCGGTCCGCACCACTCCTATCCCATTGACGAACGCAAGTCAACGCTTGTGCCCGAAGCAATCCCGTATACGCTGGCACCGGCTTTGTAGGAATTGCATCGGAGTACGTCCCGGAGTAGTGACGACCGGCTCGTTGCATTCACACCCCTATATCGAACCCCTTATCTCGTGCGCGGCGACCCCTATTCGTGCGCGGCAACCCCTAAGGAGTGGAAGCATGAGTGGTGACGATTCCGGCGAGGCCGGTCTCGAAGGCCCTCGCCGTTTCCGCGACACCGCGAAGATGATGCGTCTGTCGCAGGGCAACTGGCGCGAGGCGGAGAGCGGGGGCCTGATCAACCTGCACCTCGAGTGCCGACCCGACGGCACCCTGCACGACCCGGACACGGGCCGCTCGTTCCTCAACCTCAGCTCCTACTCGTACCTCGGCCTGAACACGCACCCCGCGGTGGTGCAGGGCGCGATCGACGCGCTGACCTCGCAGGGCTGCGTGGGGCTGGGCATCACTCCCACCCGGATGCGCCCGTCGGTGCTGCGGCAGGCCCAGGACCAGCTCTCCGAGATCTGGCGGGCGCAGTGCCTGCTGGCGCTCTCCTGCAGCGTGGCGACCGCCGGGCTGCTGCCGCTCGTGTCGTCCGGCCACCTCGTCGACGGCCGGCCCCGGGTCACCGTTTTCGACAAGCGCAGCCACTTCTGCATGGACTACGTGAAACCGATCTGCGCCGACGAGGCGCCCGTGCTGGTCGCGCCGCACAACGACATCGACTTCGTCGAGGACGCGTGCAAGAAGTACGGGCGGGTGGCCTACGTCGCCGACGGCGCCTATTCCATGGGCGGTCTGGCGGATCTGGACAGCCTGCGGTACCTCCAGGACCGGTACGGCCTCTTTCTGTGGATGGACGATTCGCACGCCATTTCGGTCATGGGTGACCGCGGCGAGGGCTACATCCGCTCGGAGATGGGTGACCTCAACGACCTGACGCTGATCACCGGATCGCTGGAGAAGGGGTTCGGCTGTTCCGGCGGCGTGGTGATGCTTCCCGAGTCGGTCGATCCCGCCCTGGTCAACACGTTCGCCGGCCCGATGTGCTGGTCGCAGACCCCGAGCGTGGCCAACATGGGCAGCGTGCTGGCCTCGGCCCGGCTGCACGCCGGACCGGAGCTGTCCCACCTGCAGGGCCGGTTGCGCGCCAACCTCGACTACTTCGACTCGCGGGTGCCCAGCGAGTCCGCCGGCAGCATCCTGCCGGTGCGGGCGCTCCCGGTGGGCGACCGGGACCTGGCCGTGGACCTGTCCCGGCGGCTGCTCGACGAGGGCTTCTACTGCGCGCCGGTCTACTTCCCGGTCACCTCCCGGGGACGGGAGGGCCTGCGGGTCATGATCCGGGCCAACCTCGGCGACGAGAACCTGCGCCGCTTCGTCGACCTGCTGGTCGAGTGGGTGGTGCCCCACCTGCGCGGGACGGACGCCACCGCGGTCGCCGGGGGTGCGAGATGACCGTCGTCGAGGGCGTACCCCGGAGCCGGTCGCGTGGGATCTGCCGCTGCCTCCTCGTCACCCCGGCCATCCGGATGGAACGGTTCCTCGGCGGCGCGGCGGACGCCGCCGACATCCACCTGCTCGACCTGGAGGACTCCGTGCCGCCGGAGGCCAAGCACGACGCGCGGCAGGCGGTGGCCACGCTCGACCCGCTGGACGTGCCGGCCGGCTACAGCCTGCGCGTCAACCCGATCCGGTCCCCGGAGGGCCTGCGCGACCTGCACATGGTGCTCGACGCCCGGACCGCCCCTGACATGATCGTGCTGCCCAAGGTGGAGTCGCCCTACGACGTCGAACTCGTCGACGACGTCCTCGCCGGGGCGGGGATCGACACCGTGCTGTGGGCGATCCTGGAGACCGCCGCCGGGCTGGAGAGCGCGATGGCCGTGGCCCGGTCCCGCCCCCGGCTCGTGGCGCTGACCTTCGGCGCGGCCGACTTCTGCGCCGACACCGGCACCGCGATGGAGTGGGAGCCGCTGCTGATGGCCCGGTCCCGCGTCGCGCTGGCGGCCCGGTCGGCCGGCATCGAGGCGGTGGACGGCCCGACGTTCGACCTGGACGACGCCGCGGCGCTCGAGTCCGACGCCCGGCGCGCCGCCGCGCTCGGCTACACCGGCAAGGTGGCGGTGCACCCCGGCCAGGTCGACGTCATCAACGAGGTGTTCACCCCCAGCACCGCCGACGTGCACCGCGCCGACCGGATCGTGGGTGAGTTCCGGCGGACCGGTTCCAGCATCATCACCATGGACGGCCGGATGCTCGGCCCGCCCTTCCTGCGCCAGGCCGAGAGCACGCTGGCCCGGGCCGGGCGGTCGCGATGAGGCCGCCGCGCGCGTTCACCGAGGTCGCGCCGGGCCGCTACCGCGAGTCCCGGGGCCTGTACTACGACGAGTTCGACGTCGGCGACGTGATCGAGCACCGTCCCGGCCGGACCGTCACCGAGACCGACAACATCTGGATGTCGCTGCTCAGCCTCAACGCCCACCCGCTGCACATCGACGCGGCCTACGCGGAGGAGACCGAGTTCGGCCGTCCCGTCGTGTCGAGCCTGGTGACCCTCGCCATCGTCGGCGGGATGAGCACGAACGGCACCAGCGCGCGGGCGGTGGCGAACCTCGGCTGGGAGGAGATCCGGCTCAGCACGCCGGTCTTCGTCGGTGACACGCTGACCGCCGAGTCCGAGGTGGTGGCCAAGCGCCTCTCCCGGTCCCGACCCGACACCGGCGTGGTGACGTTCCGGACCCGGGGGCTCAAGTCCGACGGCGCGGAGGTCATGGTCTTCACCCGCAGCGCGCTGATCCCGTGCGCCGGCGGGGGCGGCGCGGCGTGAGGGCGGAATCCGCGCTGGTCCCGCTGGTGGTCGACCGGCACGCCGTCGCCGGCGCGGCGGACCTGCCCGTGCTGGTCGAGGAGCTGCGCCGGGGGTACGCGGAGGGACATCGCGCCGCCGCCCGCACCCCGCCCCGGACCACGGTGGCCGGCACGGACCCGCCGGCGATGTTCGGCGTGATGCCCTCGGTCAGCTCCCGGGAGGGCCTCTTCGTGACGAAGCTGGCCACCCTGGTGCCGGACCGCCCGGCCGGGGAACCCGCGATCCACGCCCTCTCCGTGGTGATGTCGACGCGCACCGGCCGGCCGCTGGCGGTCCTGGACGGCGCGGCCCTGACCGACCTGCGGTGCGCCGCCGTGACCGCGCTGGTGACCGACCTCTGCACCCCGGACCGGCCGCTGCACGTGGGCCTGGTCGGCAGCGGGGTGCTGGCCCGGCAGCAGGTGCGGGGGATGTGCGCGGTGCGGCCGCTGGCCTCGGTCACGGTCACCAGCCGCCGGGCCGGCAACGCCGAGGCGTTCGCCCGGTGGGCCGCCGACCTGGCCGGCCCGGAGTGCCGCGTCGAGGTCGCCGACGGACCGGCCGACGTGGTCGACGGGCGCGACGTGATCGGCACGGCGACCGGCTCGGTGGAGCCGCTGATCGTCCGGCTGCCGCCCGGGCCGGTGCACGTCAACTGCATGGGCGCGCACGCGGCCGACCGCCGGGAGGTGGCGTCCGACCTGCTGCGGGAGCACCTGCTGCTGGTCGAGGACCGGGACCTGGCCGTCGCCGAGGCGGGCCCGGCGCACCGGGACGCCGTCGACCTCGGGGCGCTGCTCGCCGACCCGCCGGCCGACCTGGCGTCGCGGACCACCGTCTTCAGCTCGACCGGTGACCCCTGGGCCGACCTGGTGACCGCCGCGCACGTGCTCCGCCGGGTGCGCCCTGCCGTGGCGGTCGGCTGATGCGCGTGCTGGTGACCGGCGCCGCGGGGCGGCTGGGCGGGGCGTGCGTCGCGGCGCTGGCCCACGCCGGGCACGAGGTCCGCGCCGTGCGGCACCGGCGTCCGGTCGCGCCCGTCCCGGACCGGCGGATCGAGGTGCGGCAGGGTGCGGCGGCGGAACTCACCCGCGACGTGGACGCGGTCGTGCACTGCGCCTTCCGGTTCGCCCCGCACCCGGCCGCCGACTACCGGCGGGACAACCTGGACGCCGCGCTGCGGCTGATGGAACACGGGCGGGCCCACGGCGTCCGCACGTTCGTGCAGGTCTCCAGCGTGATGGTGTACGGCCTGGACGCGGCCCCCGGTGCGGTTCCGCTGCCCGAGTCGCGCCCACCGGCCGCCGGGTCCGAGGTGCTGGACCCGTACCCGGCGATGAAGATCGAGCTGGAGCGCCGGCTGGGCGCGCTGGCGGAGCGGCTCGGCGTGAACCTGGTGGTGATCCGCCCGGGGATCCTCTTCGACGACCGCACCCCGCCGGTGGTCCGTACCGTCGGGCGGTTCGGCCTGCTGGTCGGCGCGGGCCGCAACCACCTGCCGTTCGTGCACGCCGCGGACGTCGCCGACCTGGTCCGCCGGGCGGTGGAGGACGGCCGCCCGGCGGTCTACCACGCGGCGCCCGCCCGAGCGGTCGCGGCGCTGCCGTTCGCCCGGGCCTGGTGCCGCCGCCACGACCCCGGCCTGCGGGTGCTGCCGGTGCCGCGCCCGGCCTACGCGGCGCTGGGCCTGCTGACCTGGGCCGCCGCCCGGGTTCGTGGCCGGCCCGCCCGGTGGCCCAACCTCCGCTACGGCATCCGCCGGTCCACCCGGGACCTGCGGTACGACGTCGGCCGGGCCCGCGCGCTCGGCTGGGACGACACGCGCACCCGGACCGTCCAGGAAGGGATCGACCGATGACCGGCTCATGGCCGCTGATGGAACCGACTCCGGTCACCGACCGGCTGGACGAGGCGTTCCGGCACGTCGACTTCGGCGGGTGCCACGTCTTCGTGCTGCTGGGACATCCGCGTTCGGACATCGGCAAGGGGCAGTTGGTGGCCCGGCTGGCCGCGACCGTCCCCGGCCCGGCGACGGTGGTCAAGTTCGACGGCATCCTCAACACCAACGAGCGCGGCAACCACCCGTCGCCGACCGACGACCTCGCCACCTACCGGCGGTTCCTGCCGGACACGGTGATGGGCTGGCCGAACCAGATCCTCGGCGGCGACGTGCTGCTGTCCTTCCTGCGCGAGTTCGGCGGCACGGACTGGGAGCACCTCAGCTTCGTGCCGCACCTGAGCCGGTTCTTCCTGCTCACCCTGCACCGGGCCTGGGTGGACGCGGGCCGCCCGGCGCACCTGTTCGTGGAGCTGGGCGGCACCGTCTTCGACCAGGAGCTGACCACGTACGTGCTGCCGGCGCTGTCCATGCTCACCACGCCGGCGAACGCCCGGCTGACCACCGCGTTGCTCTCCGAGCTGCCGGGCGGTTTCGTGGAGCCGAAGACCCGGGCCCTGCAGGAGTGCCTGACCGGCAGCCTCCGCTTCGGCCTGGTCTACGACGTGCTGTTCCTGCGGGTGCCGGAGCGGGACCCGGGGGACGACGAGCTGAGCGCGCTGGAGGCGGCCGTCGCGGCCAAGCTCCGGCGGCATCTGGTGCACCGGCCGGCGCCGCCGCGGCTGGTGCTGGTGCCGACGTTCGAGCCGCCGGCGCTGGACGGCTACCTCGACTACCTGCACCGCCGGCGGCACCTCGTCGCCGACCTGGGCCAGCCCGCGGGGCGGGCGTGACCACGACCGGCGCGCCCGCGCGCCGGCCCGACGAGACGAGAGAGGGGGCCGTCCCATGTGCGGGATAGCTGCCGCCGTCCCCGCCGACCGGTCCGCCGTCGAGGCGGCCCTGGCCGGCATGAGCCACCGCGGTCCGGACGGGACCGCCGTGCTCGACGACCCCCGGTTCACCCTCGGGGTGGTCCGGCTCGCCATCACCGACCTGGCGCACGGGGACCAGCCGTTGCGGTCGCCCGGCGGGCGGGCCTGGGTGGTGTTCAACGGCGCGGTCTACAACCACCACCGCATCCTCGACGAGGTGGGGGTGCGCGCGCCGTCGGGCAACGACGGCCACGTCGTCGGCATCCTCTACGAGAAGTACGGGCTGCGGTTCGCCGACCACCTGGAGGGCATGTACGCGGTCTGCCTCTACGACCTGGAGCTGGACCTGCTCGTCGTGGCGGTGGACGGCATCGGCGTGAAGCCGCTGTACGCGGCGCGCCAAGGCGGGGCGCTCTTCGTCAGCAGCACGCCGGAGACGATCCCGGCCGAGCTGCGACCGTTCGCGTGCCGGGTGGCCCCGGGCACGGTGTGGTCGTCCCGGGGGGACGTCGTCGCGATCAGCCCCCGGCCCCGCGAGGGGACCCTGCGGGATCTGGTGGTGACCGCCGTACGGGACCAGATCCCGGCCGAGGTGCGGTGGGGCTGCATGCTCAGCGGCGGCCTGGACAGTTCGCTGCTGACCGCGATCGCGACCCGGGAGGTGGGACGGGTCAGCACGTTCACCGCCGGCCTGGAGGGCAGCGCCGACCTCGACGCGGCGCGGGAGGTGGCGGCGTACCTGGGCACCGACCACCACGAGGTGATCTTCGACGAGGCGGAGATCCCCGACCTCCTCGACGCGGTCGTCACGCACACGGTCAGCCCGGACGTCTTCACCGTGCTCGGCGGGGTGGGCACCTGGCTGACCGCCCGGCTCGCCCACGACGCCGGGGTGAAGGTGCTGCTCTCCGGCGAGGGTGCGGACGAGTTGTTCGGCGGCTACGGCTTCTACGCCGACCTGCCGCCGGCCATGGTGGAGCCGTGGATGCGCTTCGAGCAGCGTGACCTCGGCGCGCGGGAGTGCCTGCGGCTTGACCGCTGCGCCATGGCGCACCACGTCGAGGCGCGGGTGCCGTACCTGGACTCGGCGGTGGTCGCCCACGCGCGCGCCCTGCCGCCGGCCCGCAAGATCGACTATTCGGTGCGTCCGGCCCGGCAGAAGGTCGCGCTGCGCCAGGTCGCGGAGGAGTTCCTCCCGGCGCACCTGGCGCACCGGCCCAAGATGCCGTTCCCCGACGGCGCCGGCTACCTGCACGCCGTCGGTCGCTTCGCCGCCGGCCGGATCACCGGCGCGGACCTGGCCGAGCTGTTCGAGCAGCCGGAGGCCGCCGCCTTCCTCCAGGCCGCGCCGGAGATGCAGGGGTACGGCCTGCGCACCGCCGCCTACCTCTGGCAGCGGTGGAGCGCGCGCTTCCCCGACCTGAGCGCCGACTACCGGGGCCTGGTCCGCCGGGGGCTGCTGCGGCGCACCCTGCGGCACGGCACGTACACCCGCGAGGACTTCCTCGCGGCGATCGATTGAACCCCTACAATCCCACGGTACGAACGGGACGGACCGTGACCGGCCGTCGGTGACCAGAGAGGCTTGCCGTTTCATGCACGCTGCGCAGGACAGCTCGCTGATGGACCCGCCGCGGGAGGCGGGCCCGGACGACCCGGTCGACGGCGGGCCGGACAACGCCTCCTTCGCGGCCGCCCGCAGGCGGTCGGAGGCGATCGAGCGGGAGCTGCGCGAGGACCCGTCCCGGTTCCGGGTGCTGACCGGCGACCGGCCGACCGGCCGGCTGCACGTCGGTCACCTCTTCGGCTCGCTGGAGAACCGGGTCCGGTTGCAGGACGCCGGGGTGGAGACGTTCGTCATCATCGCCGACTACCAGGTCATCACCGACCGGGACGCGGTCGGGCCGGTGGGCGAACGGGTGCTCTCGCTGGTCACCGACTATCTGGCCGTGGGGCTCGACCCGAGCCGCTGCACGATCTTCGCCCACTCCGCGGTGCCGGCGCTCAACCAGTTGATGCTGCCGTTCCTCGCCCTGGTCACCGACGCCGAGCTGCGCCGCAACCCGACCGTGAAGGCGGAGCTGGCGGCCACCAACGGCCGCCCGATGTCCGGGCTGATGCTGACCTACCCGGTGCACCAGGCCGCCGACATCCTGTTCTGCAAGGCCAACCTGGTGCCGGTCGGCAAGGACCAGTTGCCGCACGTCGAGCAGTCCCGGTCGATCGCCCGCCGGTTCGACGAGATCTACGGCCGCGCCGACCAGCGGCACGCCGTGTTCCCCCGGCCGGACGCCCTGCTCTCCGAGGCGGTGAACATCCTCGGCGTGGACGGGCAGAAGATGAGCAAGTCCCGGGGCAACGCCATCGAGCTGGCGATGAGCGCCGACGTCACGGCCAAGCTGATCCGCCGGGCCGTCACCGACAGCGAGCGGCAGATCACCTGGGAGCCGCAGCGCCGCCCGGAGGTGGCCAACCTGCTGCTGCTGGCCGCGCTCAGCAGCGGTCGGACGCCGGAGGAACTGGCCGACGAGCTGGCCGGCGCCGGCGGCGCCGGGTTGAAGGCCGTGGTGACCGAGGCGGTCAACGAGCGGCTGGCCCCGATCCGCAGCCGGCGGGCGGAGCTGGCGGCCGACGAGGGTTACCTGCGTTCGGTCCTGGCCGAGGGCAACCGCCGGGCCAACGAGGTCGGCGACGCCACGCTGGCCGAGGTCCGCGCCGCCATGGGGATGGTCTACTGAGCCCTCGGGGAGGGACCGGGTGCACGCTCCGACCGGATCGATCGCGTTCGTCAGCATGGGCCACTACCCGTCCGGCTTCCGGGTGGGTGGCATCTCCAACGTGATGGCCGGGTGGGCGCAGGCGCTCACCCGGCACTACGAGGTGCACGTCGTCGCCGTCTACGACACGGTGCCCGACGACCTGGACCGCGCCTTCGCCACGCACGCCCACCGGCTCGCCGGGGTGCGCAAGCACGCGGTGGGCAGCCCGGCGGAGGCCGCCGAGGTGGTGGCCGGCATCGACCTCGTCTCGCTGCACCAGGAGGCCCACTGGCTGCCCCACCTGCCGCGGGCGGGCCTGATGATGCACAACCCGCCCTGCTTCGCGCCCGGCCGGGTGTGGCCGCCCGCCGACACGGCCGGCGCGCTGCGCGCCGCCATCGCCGGGGCGCCGTCCCGGCAGGCGTGCTCGCGGTGGCTGGCCGGGCTGATCGAGGCCGAGGTCGACCGCCCGGTGGACGTCGTCACCCCGTTCGTGGCCGCGGAGTTCGTCGAGCAGCCGCGCGTCGGGAAGGGACGGCACCTGGTGTGGGCGGGGCGCCTGGTGGCGAACAAGGGGCTCGCCGACGCGGCGACGGCCGCCGGCCGCCTCGGGGTGGAGCTGCTGGTCACCGACGTCACCCCCGGCGTGGTCGACCCGGACACCGCCGACTTCCGGGACCGGTTGCGCCGGCTGCCCGGGGTGCGGCTGGTCCCGCCGCCGTCGTCCCCCGCCGAGATGGCCGGCCTGTTCGCGGCGGCCTCCGCCGTGGTCCTGCCCTCGGTCGGCGAGCCGTTCGGCATGGTCTCCATCGAGGCGCAGGCCAGCGGCACGAGAACCGTGGTGTACGACGACGCGGGCCTGCCCGAGACGGTCGGGCCGGCCGCGGTCGCGGTGCGAGTGGGTGACCTCGACGCGCTGACCGGGGCGGTCCGCGACGCGCTTGACGCGCCGGACGTGCCGGACGCGGACCGGGCCCGGATCGCCGAGCGGTTCGGCCTCGACCGCTCGGTGCGGGCGCTGCTGCGCAGCCTCGGCGCTGATCCCGACCCGGTCGGCGC encodes:
- a CDS encoding asparagine synthetase B family protein, with product MCGIAAAVPADRSAVEAALAGMSHRGPDGTAVLDDPRFTLGVVRLAITDLAHGDQPLRSPGGRAWVVFNGAVYNHHRILDEVGVRAPSGNDGHVVGILYEKYGLRFADHLEGMYAVCLYDLELDLLVVAVDGIGVKPLYAARQGGALFVSSTPETIPAELRPFACRVAPGTVWSSRGDVVAISPRPREGTLRDLVVTAVRDQIPAEVRWGCMLSGGLDSSLLTAIATREVGRVSTFTAGLEGSADLDAAREVAAYLGTDHHEVIFDEAEIPDLLDAVVTHTVSPDVFTVLGGVGTWLTARLAHDAGVKVLLSGEGADELFGGYGFYADLPPAMVEPWMRFEQRDLGARECLRLDRCAMAHHVEARVPYLDSAVVAHARALPPARKIDYSVRPARQKVALRQVAEEFLPAHLAHRPKMPFPDGAGYLHAVGRFAAGRITGADLAELFEQPEAAAFLQAAPEMQGYGLRTAAYLWQRWSARFPDLSADYRGLVRRGLLRRTLRHGTYTREDFLAAID
- a CDS encoding MaoC family dehydratase, yielding MRPPRAFTEVAPGRYRESRGLYYDEFDVGDVIEHRPGRTVTETDNIWMSLLSLNAHPLHIDAAYAEETEFGRPVVSSLVTLAIVGGMSTNGTSARAVANLGWEEIRLSTPVFVGDTLTAESEVVAKRLSRSRPDTGVVTFRTRGLKSDGAEVMVFTRSALIPCAGGGGAA
- a CDS encoding aminotransferase class I/II-fold pyridoxal phosphate-dependent enzyme, coding for MSGDDSGEAGLEGPRRFRDTAKMMRLSQGNWREAESGGLINLHLECRPDGTLHDPDTGRSFLNLSSYSYLGLNTHPAVVQGAIDALTSQGCVGLGITPTRMRPSVLRQAQDQLSEIWRAQCLLALSCSVATAGLLPLVSSGHLVDGRPRVTVFDKRSHFCMDYVKPICADEAPVLVAPHNDIDFVEDACKKYGRVAYVADGAYSMGGLADLDSLRYLQDRYGLFLWMDDSHAISVMGDRGEGYIRSEMGDLNDLTLITGSLEKGFGCSGGVVMLPESVDPALVNTFAGPMCWSQTPSVANMGSVLASARLHAGPELSHLQGRLRANLDYFDSRVPSESAGSILPVRALPVGDRDLAVDLSRRLLDEGFYCAPVYFPVTSRGREGLRVMIRANLGDENLRRFVDLLVEWVVPHLRGTDATAVAGGAR
- a CDS encoding glycosyltransferase family 4 protein, whose amino-acid sequence is MHAPTGSIAFVSMGHYPSGFRVGGISNVMAGWAQALTRHYEVHVVAVYDTVPDDLDRAFATHAHRLAGVRKHAVGSPAEAAEVVAGIDLVSLHQEAHWLPHLPRAGLMMHNPPCFAPGRVWPPADTAGALRAAIAGAPSRQACSRWLAGLIEAEVDRPVDVVTPFVAAEFVEQPRVGKGRHLVWAGRLVANKGLADAATAAGRLGVELLVTDVTPGVVDPDTADFRDRLRRLPGVRLVPPPSSPAEMAGLFAAASAVVLPSVGEPFGMVSIEAQASGTRTVVYDDAGLPETVGPAAVAVRVGDLDALTGAVRDALDAPDVPDADRARIAERFGLDRSVRALLRSLGADPDPVGASGPARSSGGAR
- the trpS gene encoding tryptophan--tRNA ligase — translated: MDPPREAGPDDPVDGGPDNASFAAARRRSEAIERELREDPSRFRVLTGDRPTGRLHVGHLFGSLENRVRLQDAGVETFVIIADYQVITDRDAVGPVGERVLSLVTDYLAVGLDPSRCTIFAHSAVPALNQLMLPFLALVTDAELRRNPTVKAELAATNGRPMSGLMLTYPVHQAADILFCKANLVPVGKDQLPHVEQSRSIARRFDEIYGRADQRHAVFPRPDALLSEAVNILGVDGQKMSKSRGNAIELAMSADVTAKLIRRAVTDSERQITWEPQRRPEVANLLLLAALSSGRTPEELADELAGAGGAGLKAVVTEAVNERLAPIRSRRAELAADEGYLRSVLAEGNRRANEVGDATLAEVRAAMGMVY
- a CDS encoding NUDIX hydrolase produces the protein MTNLRGNPCDNTSVGVLITDPAGRLLLLRRATAPVGMAPVAGHVDDHGTPADAARREVTEEVGLTVRTLDPVADGWRPNACRRRPGPRGTGHHWFVYRAAVTGAVRADPEAAHEVGWYTPDEVRDLADRTVAHARGHVGAERFAEAPGIEPVWLRFLHDLALVDTATADLAAVDALAAGRPPRPRA
- a CDS encoding ornithine cyclodeaminase family protein, whose product is MRAESALVPLVVDRHAVAGAADLPVLVEELRRGYAEGHRAAARTPPRTTVAGTDPPAMFGVMPSVSSREGLFVTKLATLVPDRPAGEPAIHALSVVMSTRTGRPLAVLDGAALTDLRCAAVTALVTDLCTPDRPLHVGLVGSGVLARQQVRGMCAVRPLASVTVTSRRAGNAEAFARWAADLAGPECRVEVADGPADVVDGRDVIGTATGSVEPLIVRLPPGPVHVNCMGAHAADRREVASDLLREHLLLVEDRDLAVAEAGPAHRDAVDLGALLADPPADLASRTTVFSSTGDPWADLVTAAHVLRRVRPAVAVG
- a CDS encoding HpcH/HpaI aldolase/citrate lyase family protein; translated protein: MTVVEGVPRSRSRGICRCLLVTPAIRMERFLGGAADAADIHLLDLEDSVPPEAKHDARQAVATLDPLDVPAGYSLRVNPIRSPEGLRDLHMVLDARTAPDMIVLPKVESPYDVELVDDVLAGAGIDTVLWAILETAAGLESAMAVARSRPRLVALTFGAADFCADTGTAMEWEPLLMARSRVALAARSAGIEAVDGPTFDLDDAAALESDARRAAALGYTGKVAVHPGQVDVINEVFTPSTADVHRADRIVGEFRRTGSSIITMDGRMLGPPFLRQAESTLARAGRSR
- a CDS encoding NAD-dependent epimerase/dehydratase family protein; this encodes MRVLVTGAAGRLGGACVAALAHAGHEVRAVRHRRPVAPVPDRRIEVRQGAAAELTRDVDAVVHCAFRFAPHPAADYRRDNLDAALRLMEHGRAHGVRTFVQVSSVMVYGLDAAPGAVPLPESRPPAAGSEVLDPYPAMKIELERRLGALAERLGVNLVVIRPGILFDDRTPPVVRTVGRFGLLVGAGRNHLPFVHAADVADLVRRAVEDGRPAVYHAAPARAVAALPFARAWCRRHDPGLRVLPVPRPAYAALGLLTWAAARVRGRPARWPNLRYGIRRSTRDLRYDVGRARALGWDDTRTRTVQEGIDR